A window from Drosophila subobscura isolate 14011-0131.10 chromosome O, UCBerk_Dsub_1.0, whole genome shotgun sequence encodes these proteins:
- the LOC117898416 gene encoding TBC1 domain family member whacked — protein MATAPRSLDTISLCSTVSSCPDRNGFYGGFQRTDKPKEPLSKAQIIAREKKWLNMIENWSIYMSKNYKKIRDRCRKGIPKSVRPKAWFYLSGAYLLKNRNPNVYKELLEKPGNPATIEEIKKDKHRQFPFHEMFLDEQKVGQIELFNVLKAYSIYNPKVGFCQAQAPIAAFLLMHLPAEDAFWVFVSVCDVYLQDYFIPGLEVLQNDAGILEGLLKKTCPPVYRHLQKHKVEPLLYMTEWFLCGMTRTLPWETLLRVWDCFLAEGIRVIFKVALVIIGASLSRHKVRKTCTGLCETLAVMRSPPEQILEEEFIINNMMRLNLRVEDFQIEHTRQKARRAKQKAQQDGNDSGPSNGRRNMPTL, from the exons ATGGCCACTGCACCGCGCTCACTGGACACCATCTCCCTGTGCTCGACCGTCTCTAGCTGCCCCGATCGCAATGGCTTCTACGGCGGCTTTCAGCGCACAGACAAGCCCAAAGAGCCCCTTTCCAAGGCCCAGATCATAGCTCGCGAGAAGAAATGGCTGAACATGATCGAAAATTGGTCCATCTACATGTCGAAGAACTACAAAAAG ATTCGTGATCGCTGTCGCAAGGGCATTCCCAAGTCTGTGCGGCCCAAGGCCTGGTTCTATTTATCCGGAGCATATCTCCTCAAAAATAGGAATCCAAATGTCTACAaagagctgctggagaagccTGGCAACCCGGCAACCATCGAGGAGATTAAGAAGGACAAGCACCGTCAGTTTCCGTTCCACGAAATGTTTCTCGATGAACAGAAGGTCGGCCAAATAGAGCTCTTCAACGTGCTGAAGGCCTACTCCATATACAACCCCAAGGTGGGATTCTGTCAAGCGCAGGCACCGATAGCCGCATTCCTATTGATGCATCTGCCAGCAGAGGACGCCTTTTGGGTGTTTGTGAGCGTGTGTGATGT CTACCTGCAGGACTACTTCATACCTGGCTTGGAGGTTTTACAGAACGATGCGGGCATACTGGAGGGCCTGCTGAAGAAGACCTGCCCGCCAGTGTATCGCCATCTGCAAAAGCACAAAGTGGAGCCGCTGCTATACATGACCGAGTGGTTCCTCTGCGGCATGACTCGCACTCTGCCCTGGGAGACACTGCTACGCGTGTGGGACTGCTTCCTGGCCGAGGGCATTCGGGTTATCTTCAAGGTAGCCCTGGTCATAATCGGCGCCTCGCTGAGTCGGCACAAGGTTCGCAAGACCTGCACTGGCCTCTGCGAGACACTGGCGGTGATGCGCTCCCCGCCAGAACAAATCCTGGAGGAGGAGTTTATCATCAACAACATGATGCGGCTCAATCTGCGCGTGGAAGACTTTCAAATAGAGCACACGAGGCAGAAGGCGCGGCGGGCCAAGCAGAAGGCCCAACAGGATGGGAACGATTCGGGGCCCAGCAACGGACGGCGCAATATGCCAACGCTGTGA
- the LOC117898415 gene encoding GPI ethanolamine phosphate transferase 1 yields MFRSYYVYALVQLLLLASVCLVHFRMTDMGILEPQSIAVDPKERVPADRLVVFVKDGLRAKTFFEDYCNNLPLLRQVFLRQGLVGICHPAPSTDSQLSSYVALFSGFYEDAAAVVHNWLLSPAPIDSIFNRSSYSYAWTTARMARRFPDIHMATVLSPEVSPGIDMDESVFRAVDTFLLSESQALQERTGLLFFVHLMSGEDASGAPVTCGNLKFTDINVWKMYKRFEDSFPNQRTAYLLTSDFGFPHSHGCSNKSNKLVEAPFFLWGSGVNHLTTIRGRSFVANAQEQKLPLQVLNPIQLTPLMSALLGVPPPANNRGRLPSGFLRVSSRYEANAMHTNSLQLLAQAWHLLQRHKAGLFSRALPAHWLNFKLMDSFVKAARVLKQQQRFKSLLEYTSNYMPAIVKCIDYYMDYYRIVLLVAASVALLGWVYCLRCHLERPGGPGDSGEISEELSDCLWGSNIISRAVTLFLVALMCLQRVPLGVQAVLLLPCLVWVLALRALKRSGNMVSCSRLMWPLVLAQIGLGGFFRRYIMAMGYLGFACYSTRGAFRARGPHFYLWLLLLLALGYISVLPESIGCSHRNILLISIPLTFVRPLAFGVCPGLATLQINGAILLAAFVHVAAASLPCLMALSSWVYFFYIAYSQRRSLQITELTVFNLSTLYTLTCTSFESLVIQMLAMELQLGLRLRTADEQCIPAKTAALYILVYSWYSIFATGNIPALVVDFARIMNETCFGYYLWTSGLVIALKLLLPWLLIVCILGGAYKDLWSQERQIFAWLMFMCSTMAVGLLWCVVNNGTSREIVGSFAAIAVVLVFPFLWLLLWRLAHLKVANKWISQLPTHLSPPPHQVNNI; encoded by the exons ATGTTTCGTTCGTATTACGTTTACGCactggtgcagctgctgctacttgcATCCGTCTGCCTGGTGCATTTTCGGATGACGGACATGGGGATCCTGGAGCCGCAGTCGATCGCAGTTGACCCCAAGGAACGCGTGCCGGCCGATCGTCTGGTGGTTTTCGTCAAGGACGGCCTTCGTGCCAAGACCTTCTTCGAGGACTATTGCAACaacctgccgctgctgcggcaagTGTTCCTGAGGCAGGGTCTCGTGGGGATATGCCACCCCGCACCGTCCACCGATTCGCAGCTCTCCTCCTACGTGGCCCTTTTCTCGGGCTTCTATGAGGATGCGGCAGCGGTTGTTCACAACTGGCTGCTGAGTCCAGCTCCGATTGATTCGATTTTCAATCGCAGCTCCTACAGCTATGCCTGGACCACGGCCCGCATGGCGAGACGCTTTCCAGACATCCACATGGCCACAGTTCTCAGTCCAGAAGTCAGTCCAGGCATTGATATGGACGAATCGGTGTTTCGAGCCGTGGACACGTTTCTATTGAGCGAATCCCAGGCGTTGCAGGAGCGCACTGGCCTTCTCTTCTTCGTGCATCTGATGTCGGGAGAGGATGCCAGCGGTGCGCCTGTCACGTGCGGAAATCTCAAGTTCACGGACATcaatgtgtggaaaatgtaCAAACGCTTCGAGGATTCGTTTCCGAACCAACGAACAGCCTATCTGCTGACCTCCGACTTTGGGTTTCCACATTCGCATG GGTGTTcaaacaagagcaacaaactGGTGGAGGCTCCCTTCTTCCTCTGGGGCTCTGGCGTTAATCATCTCACGACCATTCGAGGCCGCAGCTTTGTGGCCAATGCccaggagcagaagctgccgctgcaagtTCTCAATCCCATTCAGCTGACTCCCCTGATGAGCGCACTTCTGGGTGTACCACCGCCGGCAAACAATCGCGGCAGGCTTCCGAGCGGGTTCCTCAGAGTTAGCAGCCGTTACGAGGCCAATGCCATGCACACCAACtccctccagctgctggcccaaGCGTGGCACCTGCTCCAGCGCCACAAGGCTGGACTCTTCTCCCGAGCATTGCCGGCGCACTGGCTAAACTTCAAGCTAATGGATAGCTTCGTGAAGGCGGCTCGCGTCctaaaacagcagcagcgcttcAAGTCCTTGCTGGAGTACACCAGCAACTACATGCCGGCGATTGTCAAGTGCATTGACTACTACATGGACTACTATCGCATCGTCCTCTTGGTGGCCGCCTCCGTGGCGTTGCTGGGATGGGTCTACTGCTTGCGATGCCATTTGGAGAGGCCCGGAGGGCCGGGCGACTCTGGTGAGATCTCGGAGGAATTATCCGACTGCCTGTGGGGATCGAACATCATCTCTCGCGCGGTCACGCTCTTCCTCGTGGCCCTCATGTGCCTGCAAAGAGTCCCCTTGGGGGTGCAGgctgttttgctgctgccttgcctCGTGTGGGTCTTGGCACTGAGAGCTCTGAAGAGAAGTGGCAACATGGTATCCTGCAGCCGCTTGATGTGGCCCCTGGTGCTCGCACAGATCGGCCTCGGTGGCTTCTTTCGACGATACATCATGGCCATGGGATACTTGGGCTTCGCCTGCTACAGCACCCGCGGTGCATTTCGAGCGCGCGGGCCTCACTTctatctgtggctgctgctgctcctagcACTCGGCTACATATCCGTTCTTCCAGAATCCATTGGCTGCTCGCATCGCAACATTCTACTGATCAGCATTCCGCTCACATTTGTGCGCCCCTTGGCCTTTGGAGTCTGTCCCGGTCTGGCAACGTTGCAGATAAATGGCGCAATACTGCTGGCCGCCTTCGTccatgttgcagctgcttcgCTACCCTGCCTGATGGCTCTGTCGTCATGGGTGTACTTCTTTTACATCGCATATTCTCAAAGGCGCAGTCTCCAGATCACAGAGCTAACCGTCTTCAACCTGAGCACGCTGTACACACTGACTTGCACGTCGTTCGAGTCGCTGGTCATCCAAATGCTTGCGATGGAACTCCAAttgggactgagactgcggACCGCCGACGAACAATGCATCCCAGCCAAGACGGCTGCTCTGTACATACTGGTATACAGCTGGTACTCCATCTTCGCGACTGGCAACATTCCCGCTTTGGTTGTGGACTTTGCCCGGATAATGAATGAAACCTGTTTCGGCTATTATCTCTGGACCAGTGGTCTGGTGATTGCGTTGAAGCTGCTTCTGCCATGGCTCCTAATTGTCTGCATCCTGGGCGGGGCATACAAAGATTTGTGGTCTCAGGAACGCCAGATCTTTGCATGGCTGATGTTCATGTGTAGCACAATGGCAGTTGGACTCCTTTGGTGCGTCGTCAATAACGGTACCTCGCGGGAAATCGTCGGCAGTTTCGCAGCAATTGCCGTGGTACTGGTTTTCCcctttctgtggctgctgttatGGCGCCTGGCCCACTTAAAGGTGGCCAACAAATGGATCTCGCAGCTTCCCACTCATTTAAGCCCGCCGCCGCATCAAgtaaacaacatttaa
- the LOC117898413 gene encoding GPI ethanolamine phosphate transferase 1 yields MYLVLLQIPLSVVGNIILLLYRRVALRMLGKLKTRVDMWKVQAVVVQLLLLGCLLRLYFEGRPLSNLKPQQKIPELGIGPPASRLVVFLTDGLSAESFFADNCSSVPHLREVFARQGLVGISRGSVPTLARSGQTAIFGGFHESPPLLRTGFQWNPPTLDTVFNRSKTALCWIERQTNMFARKLTRGMFQDHSAGPKPMEPWALLQLRSYLSINSTVDQLRSETSLIFLVYLGNIAAESPLSQRYRERLHAAQRGIREAYDLIESAFDDNRTAYLMTSSHGISRMGSNGAGSSAETETPFFLWGSGVAQNGNHNGALPQHRPRIELQQIQLAAIISALIGEPPPVNNLGRLPSGFLDVSMEQEAQASHLNALQLLAQAQLLMRHHKNAFFYKFLPQYKHLDQNRIESLRLEMDRQVRLGIWQETLQTIDKAATLAQESLRYYHSYHRIPLLLATMAGLLGWIYCLLGQGSKQQSGSQSSEPPESVELVSWTTVMLGALGVLFSVVILLQKMPLLTGFCMLLPIYIWCMALAGRPCIRYGLLHLKWILVSTVCLIVPIYRRDFLCLLYVGIVCIYNRRQFKKFSPRFLAWMGLVCSLSALLFYLQYPSTLALTIQYGMYLQGASMALAILRPLISGEEHGAAVWIVNAGVLLIGGYGMYLRDTGESLPLLLHAVCWTHLIYAFGSVPYGKRLTPERRLERICFNLTTLHTLLSDSFASLFAQVLLIEYQMGIEVHLETHREQPRSLEQIQMEEDAIEEQNEPKTVCPQENLARAYSFSICTLLYFLLSLHGTGHWLSSFTFAPSTARLFAKDCCYGFTAFFVLLKIHIPSIVILSSMYARSKYARQNIRSIFICLMLTCNAGLCLFLFVNHDRFWPASHPSVVHVILISTAVVFLLLCSCVASVFFRGSLQVRPTPCLILQAWQRMVIV; encoded by the exons ATGTATCTCGTCCTGCTTCAAATCCCACTCTCAGTAGtaggaaatataattttactgCTGTATCGCCGTGTGGCATTGCGAATGCTCGGAAAACTAAAGACGCGCGTGGACATGTGGAAAGTGCAGGCTGTGGTggtgcagctcctgctgctcggctgcctGCTGCGCCTCTACTTCGAGGGACGTCCGCTGTCCAACCTGAAGCCCCAGCAGAAGATTCCGGAGTTGGGAATCGGTCCGCCGGCGAGTCGTCTGGTGGTTTTCCTCACCGATGGCCTGAGCGCCGAGTCGTTCTTCGCGGACAACTGCAGCTCTGTGCCGCACCTGCGGGAGGTGTTTGCGAGGCAAGGCCTCGTGGGAATATCCCGAGGCAGTGTGCCCACCCTCGCACGCTCAGGACAGACTGCCATCTTTGGTGGCTTCCACGAGAGTCCACCGCTGCTCCGCACTGGCTTCCAATGGAACCCGCCGACACTCGACACTGTCTTCAATCGCAGCAAGACTGCCTTGTGCTGGATAGAGCGCCAGACGAATATGTTCGCGAGGAAATTAACGCGCGGAATGTTCCAGGACCACAGCGCAGGTCCCAAGCCAATGGAGCCTTGGGCCCTTCTTCAGCTTCGCTCATACCTGTCCATCAATTCCACGGTCGACCAACTGCGAAGTGAGACGTCCCTGATATTCCTCGTTTATCTGGGAAACATCGCTGCGGAGAGCCCCCTGAGCCAGCGGTATCGAGAGAGGCTTCATGCTGCCCAGCGCGGCATCCGCGAAGCCTATGACCTGATCGAGAGCGCCTTCGACGACAACCGCACTGCATATCTGATGACGTCGAGCCATGGGATAAGCCGCATGG GCTCCAATGGGGCTGGATCCAGTGCTGAAACCGAAACGCCCTTCTTCCTCTGGGGCTCGGGAGTTGCCCAAAATGGCAACCACAACGGGGCTCTGCCACAGCACCGGCCCCGCatcgagctgcagcagattcAACTGGCGGCCATCATCTCTGCGTTGATCGGTGAGCCGCCGCCAGTGAACAATTTGGGTAGGCTGCCATCGGGGTTCTTGGACGTGTCCATGGAGCAGGAGGCGCAGGCATCTCACTTGAATGCGCTGCAACTACTGGCCCAGGCGCAGCTCCTGATGCGCCACCACAAGAACGCTTTCTTCTACAAGTTTCTGCCGCAGTACAAACACCTGGACCAAAACCGTATCGAGAGCCTACGCCTCGAAATGGATCGACAGGTGCGGCTGGGCATATGGCAGGAGACTCTGCAGACGATCGACAAGGCTGCGACACTGGCGCAGGAGAGCCTAAGGTACTACCACAGCTACCATCGcattccgctgctgcttgccacgATGGCTGGACTCTTGGGATGGATTTACTGTCTGCTGGGCCAAGGGTCCAAGCAGCAGTCCGGGAGCCAGTCCAGTGAGCCGCCAGAGAGCGTCGAACTTGTCTCGTGGACTACTGTGATGCTCGGCGCACTGGGTGTGCTGTTCAGCGTGGTGATTCTCCTGCAGAAGATGCCCTTGCTGACGGGCTTCTGCATGTTGCTGCCCATCTACATCTGGTGCATGGCCCTGGCCGGACGACCGTGCATTCGATACGGCCTGCTGCACCTCAAGTGGATCCTCGTCTCCACTGTGTGCCTCATCGTTCCCATTTACCGGAGGGACTTCCTCTGCCTTCTGTATGTGGGAATCGTGTGCATCTACAATCGTCGCCAGTTCAAGAAGTTCTCTCCGAGATTCCTGGCATGGATGGGACTGGTCTGCAGCCTCAGCGCCCTTCTCTTTTACCTGCAGTACCCATCGACCCTCGCGCTGACAATCCAATATGGAATGTACTTGCAGGGAGCGAGCATGGCCCTGGCGATTCTGCGTCCCCTGATCTCCGGCGAGGAGCATGGCGCAGCAGTGTGGATCGTCAACGCGGGCGTGTTGCTGATCGGTGGCTATGGAATGTATCTGAGGGATACCGGAGAGTCTCTGCCGCTCCTTCTGCACGCTGTTTGCTGGACGCACCTCATCTACGCCTTTGGATCGGTGCCTTACGGCAAGCGATTGACTCCGGAACGACGCCTCGAGCGAATCTGCTTCAACCTGACGACCCTACACACGCTGCTCAGCGATTCGTTCGCCTCCCTCTTCGCCCAGGTGCTGCTCATCGAATATCAGATGGGGATCGAAGTCCACCTAGAGACGCACCGAGAGCAGCCTCGCAGTCTGGAACAGATACAAATGGAAGAAGATGCGATAGAGGAGCAGAACGAGCCGAAGACTGTGTGTCCGCAGGAGAACCTGGCTCGCGCCTACAGCTTTTCCATCTGTACTCTGCTCTACTTCCTCCTCTCGCTGCACGGCACCGGCCACTGGCTCTCCAGCTTCACCTTTGCCCCGTCCACTGCACGACTCTTCGCGAAGGACTGCTGCTACGGCTTCACTGCGTTCTTTGTCCTCTTGAAGATCCACATCCCGTCCATCGTAATCTTGTCCAGCATGTATGCCCGCAGCAAATACGCGCGCCAGAATATCCGCTCAATCTTCATCTGCCTGATGCTCACCTGCAACGCCGGACTATGTTTGTTCCTGTTCGTCAACCATGATCGCTTCTGGCCTGCGTCCCATCCATCTGTGGTGCATGTCATCCTGATCAGCACTGCTGTCGTCTTTCTCCTCCTGTGCTCCTGTGTGGCGAGCGTGTTCTTCCGAGGATCTCTGCAGGTTAGGCCTACCCCCTGCCTCATCCTCCAAGCGTGGCAAAGAATGGTCATCGTCTGA
- the LOC117898411 gene encoding probable multidrug resistance-associated protein lethal(2)03659: MQSMKANELPENPRETSNPLSTLMFCFAMPVLFKGRKKTLEQKDLYRALQEHKSDSLGDRLCAAWDEEVAKNENPRLGRVMTRVFGWHLVVTGVLLFLQEFLTKVTQPICLFGIMAYFSGADEDLFKAQLYASGLIAASVFTVFFGHPYMLGLLHLGMKMRIALSSLIYRKSLRLSRTALGDTTVGQVVNLLSNDVGRFDMVLINVHYLWVAPLELIVVTYLMYIEIGVSSLFGVAVMLLFLPFQSYLGKRTSVLRLMTALRTDERVRMMNEIISGIQVIKMYAWEKPFGKLVEYTRFKEMQCIKQVNYIRGILISFAMFLSRIFVSTSLIAYVLLGYVLTAEKAFFVTAYYNILRRSVTMFFPQGISQFAELLVSIRRLETFMHHPETQVRDKSLLQKEQPASGDSPKSNGLAEKLLAFEGFTARWESQSAEPTLENINLQLGRRKLVAVIGPVGAGKSSLIQAVLGELPAEMGSLSVHGSYSYASQEPWLFTGTVRQNILFGLEWDKHRYRTVVKKCALERDFELLPYGDKTIVGERGASLSGGQKARISLARAVYRRADIYLLDDPLSAVDTHVGRHLFEQCMRGYLRSELVILVTHQLHFLEHADLIVIMEKGRISAMGTYSSMKRSGLDFAKLLTNPNNVDDALDELEVAVAGGDQRDLLSVPSLSRRGSGKISRPTSRNNSFTSLSSMAESMAQEAALQMQETRVEGKIGTGLYKEYLSAGSSWLMLSFLLFLCLATQILCSAADIFLSYWVDKNSNKAEMSSDPADMYYFAALNVAVVVFTLVRTMLFYKMAMRSSTTLHNAMYRGITRAAMYFFNTNPSGRILNRFSKDLGQLDELLPSVMLDVVQVFLTLAGIIIVICITNPYYLILTLALAIIFYYIREFYLKTSRDVKRLEAVARSPIYSHLGATISGLPTIRALGAQKALIAEFDNLQDLHSSGYYAFLATNRAFGYYLDLFCTLYIVVIILNYFINPPESSGEVGLAITQAMGMTGMVQWGMRQSAELENTMTAVERVVEYDEIEPEGEFESDPQKKPCETWPEEGEIIAEDLSLRYFPDPQSKYVLRALNFRILPSEKVGIVGRTGAGKSSLINALFRLSYIDGTIHIDHRDTADIGLHDLRCKISIIPQEPVLFSGSMRYNLDPFEEYSDAKLWDALEEVKLKPLISELPSGLQSKICEGGANFSVGQRQLVCLARAILRENRILVMDEATANVDPQTDALIQATIRSKFRDCTVLTIAHRLNTIMDSDRVLVMDAGQVVEFGSPYELLTKCESKIFHGMVLEGGQSSFDGLLKVAEKAHLESRKRKSE; this comes from the exons ATGCAGTCGATGAAAGCCAACGAACTGCCGGAGAATCCACGCGAGACCTCCAATCCCCTCTCGACGTTGATGTTCTG CTTCGCCATGCCCGTGCTCTTCAAGGGCAGGAAAAAGACCCTGGAGCAAAAGGATCTGTATCGGGCACTCCAGGAGCACAAGTCAg ATTCACTGGGCGATCGACTGTGCGCTGCCTGGGATGAGGAGGTGGCAAAAAATGAGAATCCCCGCCTGGGACGCGTTATGACCAGAGTCTTTGGATGGCACTTGGTGGTCACTGGcgtgctgctgttcctccagGAATTTCTCACCAA GGTCACTCAGCCCATCTGTCTGTTTGGAATAATGGCCTACTTTTCCGGGGCCGATGAGGATCTGTTCAAGGCGCAGCTCTATGCCAGCGGCCTCATTGCTGCCTCCGTGTTTACGGTGTTCTTTGGGCATCCCTATATGCTGGGACTCCTACATCTGGGCATGAAGATGCGCATTG CTCTGAGCAGCCTCATCTACCGCAAGTCCCTGCGCCTCAGTCGCACTGCCTTGGGGGACACGACGGTGGGCCAGGTGGTTAATCTGCTCTCCAACGATGTGGGACGCTTCGACATGGTCCTCATCAACGTGCACTACCTCTGGGTGGCTCCACTGGAGCTCATTGTCGTCACGTACCTCATGTACATTGAG ATTGGCGTTTCCTCGCTGTTTGGCGTTGCCGTGATGCTCCTCTTCCTGCCCTTTCAATCCTATTTGGGCAAGCGGACGAGCGTCCTCCGCCTGATGACTGCCCTGAGGACGGACGAGCGTGTGCGGATGATGAACGAGATCATCTCGGGCATTCAGGTGATCAAAATGTATGCCTGGGAGAAGCCGTTCGGGAAGCTGGTGGAGTACACGCGCTTCAAGGAGATGCAATGCATCAAGCAGGTCAACTACATCCGCGGCATCCTCATCTCCTTCGCCATGTTCCTGTCGCGCATCTTCGTCTCCACCAGCCTCATAGCCTACGTGCTCCTGGGCTATGTCCTGACGGCCGAGAAGGCCTTCTTCGTCACCGCCTACTACAACATCCTGCGGCGATCCGTGACGATGTTCTTCCCGCAGGGAATCTCGCAGTTCGCGGAGCTGCTCGTCTCCATCCGCCGCCTGGAGACGTTCATGCACCATCCGGAGACGCAGGTGCGCGACAAATCCCTGCTGCAAAAGGAGCAGCCCGCGAGTGGAGACAGCCCAAAGAGCAACGGCCTGGCCGAGAAGCTGCTGGCCTTTGAGGGGTTCACGGCCAGGTGGGAGAGCCAGAGTGCAGAGCCCACGCTGGAGAACATCAATCTGCAGCTGGGACGCCGCAAGCTGGTGGCCGTCATAGGACCAGTGGGCGCTGGCAAATCGAGCTTGATTCAGGCGGTTCTCGGGGAGCTGCCCGCCGAGATGGGCAGCCTCAGTGTGCACGGGAGCTACTCGTACGCCTCGCAGGAGCCGTGGCTCTTCACGGGCACCGTGCGCCAGAACATCCTGTTCGGCTTGGAGTGGGACAAGCACCGCTACCGCACTGTCGTCAAGAAGTGCGCCCTGGAGCGGgactttgagctgctgcccTACGGCGACAAGACGATCGTTGGCGAGCGAGGAGCTTCGCTCTCCGGCGGCCAAAAGGCGCGCATCAGCCTCGCCCGGGCGGTGTATCGCAGGGCAGACATCTACCTGCTGGACGACCCGCTCAGCGCCGTGGACACGCACGTGGGGCGCCACCTCTTCGAGCAGTGCATGCGCGGCTACCTGCGCAGCGAGCTGGTCATCCTCGTCACGCACCAACTGCACTTCCTGGAGCACGCGGATCTCATTGTGATTATGGAGAAGGGACGCATCAGCGCCATGGGCACCTACTCCTCGATGAAGCGCAGCGGCCTCGACTTTGCCAAGCTGCTGACCAATCCCAACAATGTGGACGATGCCTTGGATGAGCtggaggtggcggtggcggggggCGACCAGAGGGATCTCCTCAGCGTGCCGTCGCTGAGCAGGCGTGGCAGCGGCAAGATCAGCCGCCCCACCAGCCGCAACAACAGCTTCACCTCGCTCAGCTCCATGGCCGAGTCGATGGCCCAGGAGGCGGCGCTGCAGATGCAGGAGACGCGGGTGGAGGGCAAGATCGGCACGGGGCTCTACAAGGAGTACCTGTCggcgggcagcagctggctcATGCTCTCCTTCCTGCTGTTCCTCTGCCTGGCCACGCAGATCCTTTGCTCCGCGGCGGACATCTTCCTCTCTTATTG GGTcgacaaaaacagcaacaaggcaGAGATGAGCTCGGATCCTGCGGACATGTACTACTTTGCGGCCCTGAACGTGGCCGTCGTGGTCTTCACCCTCGTGCGGACGATGCTCTTCTACAAGATGGCGATGCGCAGCTCCACGACCCTCCACAACGCCATGTACCGTGGCATCACGCGGGCGGCCATGTACTTCTTCAACACGAATCCCTCCGGCCGCATCCTCAATCGCTTCTCCAAGGATCTGGGGCAGCTGGACGAGCTGCTGCCCAGCGTCATGCTGGATGTGGTGCAGGTCTTCCTCACGCTCGCTGGCATCATCATAGTCATCTGCATCACGAACCCGTACTACCTGATCCTCACGCTCGCTCTGGCGATTATCTTCTACTACATCCGCGAGTTCTACCTGAAGACGTCGCGCGACGTGAAGCGGCTCGAGGCGGTGGCCAGGTCCCCGATCTACTCCCATTTGGGAGCCACCATCAGTGGACTGCCCACCATCCGGGCACTGGGGGCGCAGAAGGCGCTCATCGCGGAGTTTGACAATCTGCAGGATCTGCACAGCTCCGGGTACTACGCTTTCCTGGCCACCAATCGGGCCTTCGGCTACTACCTGGACTTGTTCTGCACGCTCTACATCGTCGTCATAATTCTGAACTACTTCATCAATCCTCCGGAGAGCTCCGGCGAGGTGGGTCTGGCCATCACCCAGGCAATGGGCATGACCGGCATGGTGCAGTGGGGCATGCGCCAGTCCGCGGAGCTGGAGAACACAATGACCGCCGTGGAGCGGGTGGTGGAGTACGATGAGATCGAGCCGGAGGGCGAGTTCGAGTCGGATCCGCAGAAGAAGCCCTGCGAGACGTGGCCCGAGGAGGGTGAAATCATTGCCGAGGATCTCAGTCTGCGCTACTTCCCCGACCCGCAGTCCAAGTACGTGCTCCGGGCCCTCAACTTCCGCATCCTGCCATCGGAGAAGGTGGGCATTGTGGGACGCACAGGAGCGGGCAAATCCTCGCTAATCAACGCTCTGTTCCGGCTGTCCTACATCGATGGCACCATCCACATCGACCACCGCGACACGGCCGACATCGGGCTGCACGACCTGCGCTGCAAGATCTCCATAATTCCGCAGGAGCCCGTCCTCTTCTCGGGCAGCATGCGCTACAACCTCGACCCCTTCGAGGAGTACAGCGACGCGAAGCTCTGGGACGCCCTCGAGGAGGTGAAGCTGAAGCCCCTGATCAGCGAGCTGCCCAGCGGGCTGCAGAGCAAGATTTGCGAGGGCGGCGCCAACTTCAGCGTgggccagcggcagctcgTATGCCTCGCCCGTGCCATTCTCCGCGAGAACCGCATCCTGGTGATGGACGAGGCCACGGCCAATGTGGATCCCCAAACAGATGCGCTCATTCAGGCGACGATTCGGAGCAAGTTCAGGGACTGCACAGTGCTCACGATTGCCCATCGCCTGAACACAATCATGGACTCGGACCGGGTGCTGGTGATGGACGCTGGCCAGGTGGTGGAGTTCGGCTCTCCCTACGAACTCCTGACGAAGTGCGAGTCAAAGATCTTCCACGGCATGGTCCTCGAGGGTGGCCAGAGCAGCTTCGATGGTCTCCTGAAGGTGGCTGAAAAG GCCCATCTGGAGTCACGCAAGCGCAAGTCGGAGTAG